In the Plasmodium gaboni strain SY75 chromosome 13, whole genome shotgun sequence genome, GagtatttttataataagtaaaatatttatatacttctttatatataaataaataaatatatttatttcattatgctttacataaaaaattatgaactcatataatattcgcactttaatatttcatttttattctttatttatgtgtgttacataataattaaaattaatatattttcattaatattactTTAGTGTTATACATGTCCATATAGTATGTATGGTGTGTTACGTTTTGATcgtatttttatttttttataataatattttaattttctGTGAATTTTAGAGTGTGcttaataataatgaattatatgaaaaaacatatatacataatatatatatactatatatattttttatacgcaaaaagagaaaaaactatttataatattataatattataatattaatatcatttaaataaattaatataaatatatatttatattaaatatcTGTTACTATAAAAGtgtaaatttttataatattacatttctttttctttttaatatttatgtgtaaatattatagatgtattaatataagGTACTTTAATTTCAATTTATTTAATCAGANNNNNNNNNNNNNNNNNNNNNNNNNNNNNNNNNNNNNNNNNNNNNNNNNNNNNNNNNNNNNNNNNNNNNNNNNNNNNNNNNNNNNNNNNNNNNNNNNNNNAAGCTAAAccataattttttttgtgatCCATATTAATTTGgaatatacatatatatataaatttatatatatttctgtgtatgttttaattttttttttttctttttattagGAGACATATAAGAATAACTTAGGTTTtgtaaaaaatgataatatatattcaagGAATTTGGCACAGTTAACATTAAGTAATtatgaattaataaaagataGCAAATACGAAAACATAACTGAACAGTTGACAAAAGAAGAGTTATACGAGCtttttgatttattaaTTCAAGAACCACCAAGAACATATCTTCTTAATTTATGGAATCACAAAAATGGTATATGTAGACAAGGAACAAAcgaattattaaaaagatTAAAAGTAATTGCACCTAAACTTACATATAGACGTACGGGTAGCGCAAGTCAACGTGGTAAAGCACCTCCTAAAATAACATGGCAAGGATGTTCCTATGATTGTAATATGATGGCTTCTACTTTGGAAACAGAACAAACTAATAGATTTTATAACATACTTAATAAAAAGGCACCAATtgatgaaataaaaaatttcattttatcTTGTATAGATGAATTTGATAAATTACATAATGATTTATATGAGAAGTATGAAAGAATATTTACCcaataaaaataaggataagaaaaaaaaaaaaaaaaaaaataataaataaataaataaataaataaataaataaataaataaataaaaattaattatattatattcaaaatacaaaaaaattaatatgtacatatatgtatatatatatatatatatatatatatatatataatagaGTTTGTCTTTATTTGAACTAAACtataaatgtttttatttttttcctgtttttttaaatatgtatatgaaATCTTTTTGTATgtgtattaaaaaaaaagaaatataaaaaaaaaaaaaaaataataaataagtaaaattaaaatttttaatattcatataattgaacttttatttgaattcatttcttgtattaatatattagtAAATTTTGTATCTTCTGATTTTAAAACTGGATGACAcctatataatatatatatacatttaagTTATATAAGTAGAGTTTAgtattttataaatgataatttataagacacatttaattaatttcgaggaattacatttattattcccttttttgttcttttataattatatgaaataaaatttattcctatcattttaaatatgaaattaaataatacaaaaatagTAATAGGGTATTATCTTATATGGGACAAAAAACATAATGATTGTATATTATGATTTACATTAGTGTGATATATTATAGTGTAATTTTTATAAGgattatataataatttattatttaaattaaaagtATGACAATATTTGGACATATATAggattatatatttatttatttttatattatcagTAATTTATTTTCAGATAGAAAATAGgtattaaatatatatatatatatatttaatatttatgaataaatgttttagatgtattaatataagGCAATTTAATttctatttatttaaataaatatttagtatttatttaatcagaagaagatattaataaatttacaTAAACGTGTTACCTTcaatacataaaaaaaaaaaaaataaattttaaagtatataggaaaaaaaaatttttggaaaaattttttcttttttagttttaaaaaactttataattttaaaagtGAAAGTAATTGTAgtatatatgtgtatatatgatatattattaatttaatgaatatatttatataattaatgattatatatacatttaaatatatgattgaaatattatacatagtactattttttagaaaatgttgatttaaaaaatcttacaataataaatttatagtagtaattaataatattgataattcatcaaataaaatataacatatattttaataatttatatatatatatatatattttttacatgAAATGTGTGTTaaattacataaaaatttatgagaaatatttttattttaatttgtaataagaaaattagatttaatatatatatgtgaattagttattaatgttatttataattagtgttcttaaaaatataaaaataagagAAATTTAATTCTaaaaaccaaaaaaaaattattaaggagatatgtatatatatatatatatatatatattaaatttcTTACAAAATGTTTCATCTCATTTcatctttttatattattattaataacaTTATGAATTTCCTTTATATAGGATAATTTCATAATTGTTTTTAACGATGAGATTAATTTGGTTATTTTGATtacttattattttattttttttttttctcaaTTAAATTTTCTGTTTCTTTAATGGTCCTAATTATTTGGATAAGAATAACATACATGTAAAAGAATAcgtaatatattttaaagaatctacataaattttaatatctATGGTTCTgttataaattatatgttaatttaaaattaaatttaattaatttatatttcttttaatatataatttaaaagcctaaagaaaattaattaaaatataggagatattttaattataagcaaatatatattatatttaattaaacatttataaataaatacttatgtaaaatataaattccttttcttttatttttaatttaaatgaataCAGAAAATATGTTATACATCTATATGTATCTATATAAATAGATATACATAAATAGAgttaaaattttatatagCAAAAATtgattaaaaaatatatgtctgtataaatattagggtaaatatattaactGTTTAAATGTGTTGTAGATAATCATTACAATGgattataaaatatttttttttatttttaatattaacaataaaataaaataaaaaaaaaaaaaaattataaaataacagttacaataaaaaaaaaaattattttagtattaaattaaaattgtgtttttaatatttaatgaaatatttatgaatatatatatatatatatatatgtgtgtatgatattaattagctaatatatttttatccttatataaatatataaatagaaaaaaaaaaaaattcttttaattatatgtattctttaaaaaaacattttgAAAAT is a window encoding:
- a CDS encoding exported protein (PHIST); translated protein: ETYKNNLGFVKNDNIYSRNLAQLTLSNYELIKDSKYENITEQLTKEELYELFDLLIQEPPRTYLLNLWNHKNGICRQGTNELLKRLKVIAPKLTYRRTGSASQRGKAPPKITWQGCSYDCNMMASTLETEQTNRFYNILNKKAPIDEIKNFILSCIDEFDKLHNDLYEKYERIFTQ